The Roseococcus microcysteis genome contains a region encoding:
- a CDS encoding M81 family metallopeptidase — MKRVALLGFSIECNRFAPVATEADFAARCLLRGQAILEDSRSPAPRALGEMPGFVADMDAAGPWQPHPLLLAMTEPNGPVDHAFFQRLMDEWREGLRLLRGRVDGVYCVMHGAGLTTVLDDPEGAIQALIRAELGEVPLVCSYDLHVNVSDANVALNDAFVGYLTNPHLDMRERGAESAQLLRRLMGGERFVRAHRRLPIVPPTVSLLTAAGPYAEVINLGQERRAADPRIVNVSVMAGFAYSDTPFNGMCAIVTATHQGAADALADELADALWERRARFVAALTPIEEATRRALTSDVPLAFADVADNPGGGGRGNTMWLLEAFHRAGVQGAVFGVIHDPELAREAHAKGLGARFEARFNRDSGQDPFSRPFSAEAEVVALSDGKVTGRRGIFKGTAMRLGATARLRLGGIEVVVIEGRTQCADPAFLEHLGIDVGAARCVVVKSRGHFRGGFDEFFDHERIVEVDAPGLTSPILSRFDWTKLPRPVLPLDEESAWR; from the coding sequence ATGAAACGCGTCGCCCTCCTGGGCTTTTCCATCGAGTGCAACCGCTTCGCCCCCGTGGCGACCGAGGCCGACTTCGCCGCGCGCTGTCTGCTGCGCGGCCAGGCCATCCTGGAGGATTCTCGCAGCCCCGCCCCCCGCGCCCTGGGCGAGATGCCGGGCTTCGTGGCGGACATGGACGCCGCCGGTCCCTGGCAGCCCCACCCCCTGCTGCTGGCCATGACGGAGCCCAACGGCCCGGTGGACCACGCCTTCTTCCAGCGCCTGATGGATGAATGGCGCGAGGGGCTGCGCCTGCTGCGCGGCCGCGTGGATGGCGTCTATTGCGTGATGCATGGCGCGGGGCTGACCACCGTGCTGGATGACCCGGAGGGCGCCATCCAGGCGCTGATCCGCGCCGAACTCGGCGAAGTGCCGCTGGTGTGCAGCTATGACCTGCATGTGAATGTCAGCGATGCCAATGTGGCACTGAACGACGCCTTCGTGGGCTACCTGACGAACCCGCATCTCGACATGCGCGAGCGCGGCGCCGAATCCGCGCAACTGCTGCGCCGGCTGATGGGCGGCGAGCGTTTCGTGCGCGCCCATCGCCGCCTGCCCATCGTGCCGCCCACCGTCTCGCTGCTGACGGCGGCCGGGCCCTACGCGGAGGTGATCAATCTCGGCCAGGAACGACGTGCCGCTGATCCGCGCATCGTGAACGTCTCGGTGATGGCGGGCTTCGCCTATAGCGACACGCCCTTCAACGGCATGTGCGCCATCGTCACCGCCACGCATCAGGGGGCGGCCGATGCGCTGGCCGATGAGCTGGCGGATGCTTTGTGGGAACGCCGCGCGCGCTTCGTGGCCGCGCTGACGCCCATCGAGGAGGCGACGCGGCGCGCATTGACCAGTGATGTTCCGCTCGCCTTCGCCGATGTCGCCGACAACCCGGGCGGTGGCGGGCGCGGCAACACCATGTGGCTGCTGGAGGCCTTCCACCGCGCGGGCGTGCAGGGTGCCGTCTTCGGCGTGATCCATGACCCCGAATTGGCGCGCGAGGCCCATGCCAAGGGGCTCGGCGCCCGCTTCGAGGCCCGCTTCAACCGCGATTCCGGCCAGGACCCCTTCTCCCGCCCCTTTTCCGCCGAAGCCGAGGTGGTGGCGCTCTCCGACGGCAAGGTCACGGGGCGGCGCGGCATCTTCAAGGGCACGGCCATGCGCCTCGGCGCCACCGCGCGGCTGCGGCTGGGGGGCATCGAGGTGGTGGTGATCGAGGGCCGCACCCAATGCGCGGACCCGGCCTTCCTGGAGCATCTGGGCATTGATGTGGGCGCCGCGCGCTGCGTCGTCGTGAAGTCGCGCGGGCATTTTCGCGGCGGCTTCGACGAGTTCTTCGACCACGAACGCATCGTGGAGGTGGATGCGCCGGGCCTCACCTCGCCCATCCTGTCGCGCTTCGACTGGACGAAGCTGCCCCGCCCCGTCCTGCCGCTGGACGAGGAGAGCGCGTGGCGCTGA
- a CDS encoding alanine racemase: MTLDDLPTPCLVLDLGVLKRNLALMERAMARHPGVVLRPHLKTAKSREVAALAAPNHGPITVSTLAEARYFAEAGWRDQIYAVGITPQKLDAVAALNAAGADVKIITDDAEAAAAIAAHPGKLRALVEVDVGEGRGGVPPAEALPVARALGQRLAGIFTHAGHSYGGRSAAEMEAIAEQERAGVAGAAQALREAGLTVEIVSLGSSPTALHAKSLAGITEVRAGVYMFGDLFQAQLGTHPEQDIAVTVLTSVIGRKPARGALLLDAGALALSKDRSTEKAPRDYGFGLVLDLDGQRTHGEAIITRVHQEHGEATPMPDLPVGTKLRVAPNHSCLTAAAYERYHVVDGSRQVIATWDRVNGW, from the coding sequence ATGACCCTCGATGACCTGCCCACCCCCTGCCTGGTGCTCGACCTGGGCGTGCTGAAGCGCAACCTGGCGCTGATGGAGCGCGCCATGGCGCGCCACCCGGGCGTGGTGCTGCGCCCGCACCTGAAAACCGCGAAGTCGCGCGAGGTGGCGGCGCTGGCCGCGCCCAACCACGGCCCCATCACCGTCAGCACGCTGGCCGAGGCGCGGTATTTCGCGGAAGCCGGCTGGCGCGACCAGATCTATGCCGTCGGCATCACGCCGCAGAAGCTGGATGCGGTGGCGGCGTTGAACGCCGCCGGCGCCGATGTGAAAATCATCACCGATGATGCCGAGGCCGCCGCCGCCATCGCCGCGCATCCGGGCAAGCTCCGCGCCCTGGTCGAGGTGGATGTGGGCGAGGGCCGCGGCGGCGTGCCGCCGGCCGAGGCGCTGCCCGTGGCCCGCGCGCTGGGCCAGCGGCTCGCGGGCATCTTCACCCATGCGGGCCATTCCTATGGCGGGCGGAGCGCGGCCGAGATGGAGGCCATCGCCGAGCAGGAACGCGCGGGCGTGGCCGGCGCCGCGCAGGCGCTGCGCGAGGCGGGGCTGACGGTCGAGATCGTGAGCCTCGGTTCCTCGCCCACCGCGCTGCACGCGAAGTCGCTCGCCGGCATCACGGAGGTGCGCGCCGGGGTCTATATGTTCGGCGACCTGTTCCAGGCGCAGCTCGGCACCCATCCCGAGCAGGACATCGCGGTGACGGTGCTGACCAGCGTGATCGGCCGCAAGCCCGCGCGCGGAGCCTTGTTGCTTGATGCAGGCGCGCTGGCGCTGTCCAAGGACCGCAGCACGGAGAAGGCCCCGCGCGACTACGGTTTCGGCTTGGTGCTGGACCTGGACGGGCAGCGCACGCATGGCGAGGCCATCATCACCCGCGTCCACCAGGAGCATGGCGAGGCGACGCCCATGCCCGACTTGCCCGTGGGCACGAAGCTGCGCGTCGCCCCCAACCATTCCTGCCTGACGGCGGCGGCCTATGAGCGCTATCATGTGGTGGACGGATCACGCCAGGTGATCGCCACATGGGACCGCGTCAACGGATGGTAG
- a CDS encoding (Fe-S)-binding protein, whose protein sequence is MVARHEDWSALRASETARMLDACTHCGACAEACPMLPYAPAAQGAAAPDLVRGVLDALAGGPSDPAALAWIAACTRTGSCNAACPHEVNPMLMLRLAKWRANETGALPKRDASETMSRVKVFARLGFTEEEQRQWL, encoded by the coding sequence ATGGTAGCACGCCACGAGGACTGGTCGGCGCTCCGCGCCAGCGAGACGGCGCGGATGCTGGACGCCTGCACGCACTGCGGCGCCTGCGCGGAGGCCTGTCCCATGCTGCCCTACGCGCCGGCCGCGCAGGGCGCCGCGGCACCGGACCTTGTGCGCGGCGTGCTGGACGCGCTGGCGGGCGGGCCCTCCGACCCTGCCGCGCTGGCCTGGATCGCCGCCTGCACCCGCACGGGCAGCTGCAACGCCGCCTGCCCGCATGAGGTGAACCCCATGCTGATGCTGCGCCTCGCCAAGTGGCGCGCGAACGAGACGGGCGCGCTGCCCAAGCGCGATGCCTCCGAGACCATGTCGCGCGTGAAGGTCTTCGCCCGGCTGGGCTTCACCGAGGAGGAGCAGAGGCAATGGCTGTGA
- a CDS encoding heterodisulfide reductase-related iron-sulfur binding cluster, translated as MAVTENLFWYGCNMTRHGEIIRLSQRLLEAVGVGAAPVGGPGACCGSPKESTPRIAEGMADRTMDKFAASGANRVITWCPSCHMNLDDFMGQSKEQEFDSRHLCEALWERREALAPLLTHQVKARFLVDRHVGFHKQVPVNDIIPGLLSMIPGAEHVDHPLRGASYMCFGLANVPGALPDHLRATLDAVRESGADTLVTIFHSCHREMVGLERDHGVRVLNWVHLLAEGMGWDYRDDYKTWRNADDKLAAIGPERVAEAGEVAVRKLVLPELERPRPV; from the coding sequence ATGGCTGTGACCGAGAACCTCTTCTGGTATGGCTGCAACATGACGCGCCATGGCGAGATCATTCGCCTGAGCCAGCGTCTGCTCGAAGCGGTGGGCGTGGGCGCCGCGCCGGTCGGCGGGCCGGGCGCCTGCTGCGGCAGCCCCAAGGAGAGCACGCCGCGCATCGCGGAAGGCATGGCCGACCGCACCATGGACAAGTTCGCGGCCAGCGGTGCCAACCGCGTCATCACCTGGTGCCCCTCCTGCCACATGAACCTCGACGACTTCATGGGGCAGTCGAAGGAACAGGAGTTCGACAGCCGTCACCTGTGCGAGGCGCTGTGGGAGCGGCGCGAGGCCCTGGCCCCGCTGCTGACCCACCAAGTGAAGGCGCGCTTCCTGGTGGACCGGCATGTGGGCTTCCACAAGCAGGTGCCGGTGAACGACATCATCCCCGGGCTGCTTTCGATGATCCCGGGGGCGGAGCATGTGGATCACCCCCTGCGCGGCGCCTCCTACATGTGCTTCGGCCTGGCGAATGTGCCTGGCGCCCTGCCGGACCATCTGCGCGCCACGCTGGACGCGGTGCGGGAATCGGGCGCGGACACGCTGGTCACCATCTTCCACTCCTGCCACCGCGAGATGGTGGGGCTGGAGCGCGACCACGGCGTGCGCGTGCTGAACTGGGTGCATCTGCTGGCCGAGGGCATGGGCTGGGACTACCGCGACGACTACAAGACCTGGCGCAACGCCGACGACAAGCTGGCCGCCATCGGCCCTGAGCGCGTGGCCGAGGCGGGCGAGGTGGCCGTGCGCAAACTGGTCCTGCCCGAACTGGAACGCCCCCGCCCGGTGTGA
- a CDS encoding Bug family tripartite tricarboxylate transporter substrate binding protein, with translation MNRRSVLTLAGASALGAGTLAAPALAQGAWQPDRPIRVIVPFPPGGATDVWARLVTETMGEIMRATFVVESRSGAAGMIGAEAVARAPADGHTLLFTITSLVQSPVVLRQHPYDAVRDFTPIGQMGTTTLIFMSRAALGPRNLAEFITFARERSQRRQGLNLGSWAAGSSAHVFALALNNQLNLGMTHVAYRGEAPMLSAYLGQEVDCGINSLTTMRPHIESGTMVPLAALGDARAGGLPNVPTFVEQGHDIGRGWSGFVGMLAPARLPERVHTRLAEAFRETMARPALQARLRQMDTDPIWLGPQEFGAAIERVRSRWIEITSGMDLQMG, from the coding sequence ATGAATCGTCGCAGCGTGCTCACGCTTGCGGGGGCTTCGGCCCTTGGTGCCGGAACCCTCGCGGCACCCGCCCTCGCCCAGGGCGCCTGGCAGCCCGACCGTCCCATCCGCGTCATCGTCCCCTTCCCGCCCGGCGGCGCCACCGATGTCTGGGCACGCCTCGTCACCGAGACGATGGGCGAGATCATGCGCGCCACCTTCGTGGTGGAAAGCCGCTCGGGTGCGGCGGGCATGATCGGCGCCGAGGCGGTGGCCCGCGCGCCGGCCGATGGGCACACGCTGCTCTTCACCATCACCTCGCTCGTGCAGTCCCCGGTCGTGCTGCGGCAGCATCCCTATGACGCGGTGCGCGACTTCACGCCCATCGGCCAGATGGGCACCACCACGCTGATCTTCATGAGCCGCGCGGCCCTTGGCCCCCGCAACCTCGCGGAGTTCATCACCTTCGCGCGCGAGCGATCGCAGCGTCGGCAGGGGCTCAACCTCGGCTCCTGGGCCGCCGGGTCCAGCGCGCATGTCTTCGCGCTGGCGCTGAACAACCAGCTCAACCTCGGCATGACGCATGTGGCCTATCGCGGCGAGGCGCCCATGCTCTCCGCCTATCTGGGGCAGGAGGTGGATTGCGGCATCAATTCCCTCACCACCATGCGCCCGCATATCGAGAGCGGCACCATGGTCCCGCTGGCGGCGCTGGGTGATGCCCGTGCGGGCGGGCTGCCCAATGTGCCCACCTTCGTGGAGCAGGGGCATGACATCGGCCGCGGCTGGAGCGGCTTCGTGGGCATGCTGGCCCCGGCCCGCCTGCCGGAACGCGTCCATACCCGCCTGGCCGAGGCCTTCCGTGAGACCATGGCGCGCCCGGCCCTGCAGGCGCGGCTACGACAGATGGACACGGACCCGATCTGGCTCGGGCCCCAGGAGTTCGGCGCGGCGATCGAGCGGGTGCGGTCGCGCTGGATCGAGATCACCTCGGGGATGGATTTGCAGATGGGATAA
- a CDS encoding CHAP domain-containing protein, whose protein sequence is MRHVAAIFAMSLALSWAPDAYAARGDARTETRNPTATSRPAATRPAPARTTSGQRAATSRGISCVPYARQVTGMDISGNGRDWWHNAAGRYARGQRPERGSILSFPASGGMRMGHVAVVSRVVDSRVIEIDHANWGGPGIRSGSVMRGVRVMDVSDANDWTRVRVQVGHSAEAFGRVYPTHGFIHNRPAGSMVAQAAAPAAPAQRAHAPLTAQQLAEARR, encoded by the coding sequence ATGCGCCACGTGGCCGCCATATTCGCGATGAGCCTGGCTCTGAGCTGGGCACCTGATGCCTATGCCGCCCGCGGCGACGCCCGCACCGAAACCCGCAACCCGACCGCCACCAGCCGCCCCGCGGCAACCCGCCCCGCCCCCGCCCGCACCACCTCGGGCCAGCGGGCCGCAACCTCCCGTGGCATTTCCTGCGTGCCCTATGCGCGCCAGGTCACCGGCATGGACATCAGCGGCAATGGCCGCGACTGGTGGCACAATGCCGCCGGGCGCTATGCCCGCGGCCAGCGGCCGGAGCGTGGCTCCATCCTCTCCTTCCCCGCCTCGGGCGGCATGCGGATGGGCCATGTGGCCGTCGTCTCGCGCGTGGTGGATAGCCGGGTCATCGAGATCGACCACGCGAATTGGGGCGGCCCCGGCATCCGCAGCGGCAGCGTCATGCGCGGCGTGCGCGTGATGGATGTCTCGGACGCCAATGACTGGACCCGCGTGCGCGTGCAGGTCGGCCACAGCGCGGAGGCCTTCGGCCGCGTCTATCCGACCCATGGCTTCATCCACAACCGCCCGGCCGGCAGCATGGTCGCGCAGGCCGCGGCACCCGCCGCCCCGGCCCAGCGTGCGCATGCGCCCCTGACGGCGCAGCAGCTCGCCGAGGCGCGGCGGTAA
- a CDS encoding RidA family protein: MSKINRTGSNEILSSAVEYHNFVFCAGMTADDLTQDITGQTRQVVAKIDAMLEANGTDNTRLLQAQIWLKDIRDRDAMNKVWVEWLGSAGRPARACVEANMASPRHLVEIMVTACK; encoded by the coding sequence ATGAGCAAGATCAACCGCACCGGCAGCAACGAGATTCTCTCGAGCGCCGTCGAGTATCACAACTTCGTTTTCTGCGCGGGCATGACCGCCGATGACCTGACGCAGGACATCACGGGCCAGACCCGCCAGGTGGTCGCCAAGATCGACGCCATGCTGGAGGCGAACGGCACCGACAACACCCGCCTTCTGCAGGCGCAGATCTGGCTGAAGGACATCCGCGACCGCGACGCCATGAACAAGGTGTGGGTGGAGTGGCTGGGCAGTGCCGGCCGCCCCGCGCGCGCCTGCGTGGAAGCGAACATGGCGAGCCCGCGCCATCTGGTCGAGATCATGGTCACGGCCTGCAAGTAA
- a CDS encoding Gfo/Idh/MocA family protein produces MLNAAIVGMGRWGQTLVDSVQGRNDAGIRFVAGSTGTRSKAEAYAAQKGITLLDTYDQVLAHPEVKAVVLATPHAQHADQVIAAARAGKHVFVEKPFTLTKASAEAAVEACAKAGVVLALGHNRRFLPAVGEMKSMLEGGKLGTLLHVEGQFSGPGGFAYKPGAWRADRAESPLGGMGGMGIHMVDMIINLAGRFRDVRVLSHARVLPTIDDTTAMLATLESGATLTFATLAASPRFWRVALFGTEGLVELRGHEQLFFRAREGNEEWVRDFPVTDIEAAELEAFAAAVAGGPAYPLPVADAIHGVAVFEAMMGAAASGSAYAVA; encoded by the coding sequence ATGCTGAACGCCGCGATCGTGGGAATGGGCCGCTGGGGCCAGACGCTGGTGGACAGCGTCCAGGGCCGCAACGACGCCGGCATCCGCTTCGTGGCCGGCAGCACGGGCACGCGCAGCAAGGCGGAGGCCTATGCGGCGCAGAAGGGCATCACGCTGCTCGACACATACGACCAGGTGCTGGCCCACCCGGAGGTGAAGGCCGTGGTGCTGGCCACCCCCCACGCGCAGCACGCCGACCAGGTCATCGCCGCCGCCCGCGCCGGCAAGCATGTCTTCGTGGAGAAGCCCTTCACGCTCACCAAGGCCAGCGCCGAGGCCGCCGTGGAGGCCTGCGCCAAGGCCGGCGTGGTGCTGGCGCTGGGCCACAACCGCCGCTTCCTGCCCGCGGTGGGCGAGATGAAGTCCATGCTGGAGGGCGGCAAGCTCGGCACGCTGCTGCATGTGGAGGGGCAGTTCAGCGGCCCGGGCGGCTTCGCCTACAAGCCCGGCGCCTGGCGCGCGGACCGCGCCGAGAGCCCGCTGGGCGGCATGGGCGGCATGGGCATCCACATGGTGGACATGATCATCAACCTGGCCGGCCGCTTCCGCGACGTGCGGGTGCTGAGCCATGCCCGCGTCCTGCCCACCATTGACGACACCACCGCCATGCTGGCCACGCTGGAGAGCGGCGCCACCCTCACCTTTGCGACCCTCGCCGCGAGCCCGCGCTTCTGGCGCGTGGCCCTGTTCGGCACCGAGGGGCTGGTGGAGTTGCGCGGGCATGAGCAACTCTTCTTCCGCGCCCGCGAGGGGAATGAGGAATGGGTGCGCGACTTCCCCGTGACCGACATCGAGGCCGCGGAGCTGGAAGCCTTCGCCGCCGCCGTGGCGGGCGGCCCGGCCTATCCGCTGCCGGTGGCGGATGCCATCCATGGCGTGGCCGTCTTCGAGGCGATGATGGGCGCCGCGGCCTCGGGCAGCGCCTACGCCGTGGCGTGA
- a CDS encoding MFS transporter: protein MRAGQHARHRAGRATPRTGGPLTLPAFGALGRALSHRDARIFFSASLTAWTGLWMHRIAVMWLAWELTGSAFWVGMVAFCDLAPAVVFSPIAGAVADRMDRVRLTMIAQGVIGAQAGCIALLVATGQIGIEILLVFEVIGGIAASFAQPARQALMPGLVPRADLPAAVAANSLAFNVARFLGPAMAGPMIAFGGVVPALLCNMAAYAIASASLLTMRVDPAHRQGHKPEASLLAETVEGMRYAASHPGIGPILIFAGITAILLRGVQEVLPPYVDRLFGQGAPGLALLTASIGVGALVGGLWVASRGRLEGTTRLAVVGVTLQAGVAAAFVATGNFAFAVLCGALYGACATMHGISVQTLCQSAALTRMRGRTLALWGLITRACPALGALILGTAGELFGMRVPTVVAAALAFLVCIWAVTRMRAWAKELENPQ, encoded by the coding sequence ATGCGTGCGGGCCAACACGCGCGACACCGCGCCGGCCGCGCCACCCCCCGCACCGGTGGGCCGCTGACCCTGCCTGCCTTCGGCGCGCTCGGGCGCGCCCTCTCTCATCGTGACGCGCGCATCTTCTTCTCGGCCAGCCTCACCGCCTGGACCGGGCTCTGGATGCACCGCATCGCCGTCATGTGGCTGGCCTGGGAGCTGACGGGCTCCGCCTTCTGGGTCGGCATGGTGGCCTTCTGCGACCTGGCACCCGCGGTCGTCTTCAGCCCCATCGCGGGCGCCGTGGCCGACCGCATGGACCGCGTGCGCCTGACCATGATCGCCCAGGGCGTCATCGGCGCGCAGGCCGGCTGCATCGCCCTGCTGGTGGCCACGGGGCAGATCGGCATCGAGATCCTGCTGGTCTTCGAGGTGATCGGCGGCATCGCGGCAAGCTTCGCCCAGCCCGCCCGCCAGGCGCTGATGCCAGGCCTGGTGCCGCGCGCCGACCTGCCGGCCGCGGTCGCCGCCAATTCGCTGGCCTTCAACGTGGCGCGCTTCCTGGGGCCGGCCATGGCGGGGCCCATGATCGCGTTTGGCGGCGTGGTGCCGGCCCTGCTGTGCAACATGGCGGCCTATGCGATCGCCTCCGCCAGCCTGCTGACCATGCGGGTGGACCCCGCCCACCGCCAGGGCCACAAGCCCGAGGCCTCCCTGCTGGCCGAGACGGTGGAGGGCATGCGCTATGCCGCGAGCCACCCGGGCATCGGCCCCATCCTGATCTTCGCCGGCATCACCGCCATCCTGCTGCGCGGGGTGCAGGAGGTGCTGCCCCCCTATGTGGACCGGCTCTTCGGCCAGGGGGCGCCGGGGCTCGCGCTGCTGACGGCCTCCATCGGCGTGGGCGCGCTGGTGGGCGGGCTGTGGGTCGCCTCGCGCGGGCGGCTGGAGGGGACGACGCGGCTCGCCGTGGTGGGCGTCACCTTGCAGGCCGGCGTGGCGGCGGCCTTTGTGGCGACCGGCAACTTCGCCTTCGCGGTGCTGTGCGGGGCACTCTATGGCGCCTGCGCCACCATGCACGGGATTTCCGTGCAGACGCTGTGCCAATCGGCCGCGCTGACCCGCATGCGGGGGCGGACGCTGGCGCTGTGGGGCCTCATCACCCGCGCCTGTCCCGCGCTGGGCGCGCTGATCCTGGGCACGGCCGGCGAATTGTTCGGCATGCGCGTGCCCACGGTGGTCGCGGCCGCGCTCGCTTTCCTGGTCTGCATCTGGGCGGTGACACGGATGCGCGCCTGGGCGAAAGAACTCGAGAATCCGCAATGA
- a CDS encoding amidase, protein MTHPAELSATDAASRIAAGTLKARELAEAMLDVIARREPVVRAFAHLDPAMVRRQAAAVDAAPSKGKLAGLFFGVKDVLDTADQPSQYGSPIWAGHRPRTDAACVALARRAGAVIAGKTVTTEFATRFPGATTNPHNPKHTPGGSSQGSAAGVGAGMLHLAFGTQTAGSIIRPAAFCGAVGVKPSYGTLHRAGMKVMSESLDTIGVMARSVADAALAMSALTGLDHGPAEAPRAPKLALVMGATEEAGPETAPHMERVAEAARRAGATVTPVTLPALFDAAFAAHAHVMHMESAQALAWEIDHARAQLSPAMRTNMDWAMAEPPEKLLEARAAFAAAQAGFADAIAGYDAVLTPSAPGEAPEGIDFTGTPVFNSLWTLLHTPCVTIPAGTGPRGLPLGAQIVTPRGQDAAALMWAEWLRRALG, encoded by the coding sequence ATGACCCACCCCGCCGAACTCTCCGCCACCGACGCCGCTTCCCGCATCGCCGCCGGCACCCTCAAGGCCCGGGAGCTGGCGGAGGCCATGCTCGACGTCATCGCGCGGCGCGAGCCGGTGGTGCGGGCCTTCGCCCATCTGGATCCTGCCATGGTGCGGCGCCAGGCGGCGGCGGTGGATGCGGCGCCCAGCAAGGGGAAGCTGGCCGGCCTGTTCTTCGGGGTGAAGGACGTGCTCGACACCGCCGACCAGCCCTCGCAATACGGCTCGCCCATCTGGGCGGGGCACCGGCCGCGCACGGATGCGGCCTGCGTGGCGCTGGCGCGGCGGGCGGGGGCGGTCATCGCGGGCAAGACGGTGACGACGGAATTCGCCACGCGCTTCCCCGGCGCCACCACCAACCCGCACAATCCGAAGCACACGCCGGGCGGGTCCTCCCAGGGTTCGGCGGCGGGGGTGGGGGCGGGGATGCTGCATCTCGCTTTCGGCACGCAGACTGCGGGCTCCATCATCCGCCCGGCGGCCTTCTGCGGCGCGGTGGGCGTCAAGCCGAGCTACGGCACGCTGCACCGGGCGGGGATGAAGGTGATGAGCGAGAGCCTGGACACCATCGGCGTCATGGCGCGCAGCGTGGCCGATGCCGCGCTGGCCATGTCGGCGCTGACGGGGCTGGACCACGGCCCGGCCGAGGCGCCCCGCGCGCCGAAGCTCGCCCTCGTCATGGGCGCGACGGAGGAGGCCGGGCCCGAGACCGCGCCCCATATGGAACGCGTGGCCGAGGCCGCCCGCCGCGCGGGCGCGACCGTGACGCCCGTCACCCTGCCCGCCCTCTTCGACGCCGCCTTCGCCGCCCATGCCCATGTCATGCACATGGAAAGCGCCCAGGCCCTGGCCTGGGAAATTGACCACGCCCGCGCCCAGCTCAGCCCCGCCATGCGGACCAACATGGATTGGGCCATGGCCGAGCCGCCCGAAAAACTGCTGGAGGCCCGCGCCGCCTTCGCCGCCGCGCAGGCCGGTTTCGCGGACGCCATCGCGGGGTATGACGCGGTGCTGACGCCCTCCGCTCCCGGCGAGGCGCCGGAGGGCATTGATTTCACCGGCACGCCCGTCTTCAACTCGCTCTGGACGCTGCTGCACACGCCCTGCGTCACCATTCCCGCCGGCACCGGGCCGCGCGGCCTGCCGCTGGGCGCGCAGATCGTCACCCCGCGCGGGCAGGACGCGGCGGCGCTGATGTGGGCCGAATGGCTCCGCCGGGCGCTGGGCTGA
- a CDS encoding flavin-dependent oxidoreductase, with protein MATPILIAGGGIGGLTAALSLQAAGFAPRVLESAREVRPLGVGINLLPHAVRELTELGLGEKLAATGVATKELRYVSAHGQEIWREDRGLAAGYRWPQYSIHRGELQMLLLAEVRARGIAVETGQRVTGFAQDAEGVTAQLAGGGTARGAALIGADGIHSAIRGYFAPDEGLPRWSGAMLWRATTIAPAYLTGATMVQAGHHAQKFVCYPIRQLPDGMAVINWIAEMRTEEAPGREDWNREIDRNLFLPHFEGWNWGWLDVPGLIRGAERVYEFPMVDRDPLSRWTEGRVTLLGDAAHPMYPIGSNGASQAVLDARQLALHLARAGRIEEGLAAYEEARRPPTAKLTLANRDLGPDLVLEEVHRRAPDGFKALHDVISHEELAGTAARYKKLAGFDPELLNARESWSP; from the coding sequence ATGGCGACCCCCATCCTCATCGCCGGCGGCGGCATTGGCGGGCTGACGGCGGCCCTCTCCCTCCAGGCCGCGGGCTTCGCGCCGCGCGTGCTGGAATCCGCGCGCGAGGTGCGCCCGCTGGGTGTCGGCATCAACCTGCTGCCCCATGCGGTGCGGGAGCTGACGGAGCTCGGCCTCGGTGAGAAGCTGGCCGCGACGGGCGTGGCCACCAAGGAGCTGCGCTACGTCTCCGCCCATGGGCAGGAGATCTGGCGGGAGGATCGGGGCCTGGCCGCCGGCTATCGCTGGCCGCAATACTCCATCCATCGCGGCGAGTTGCAGATGCTGCTGCTGGCCGAGGTCCGTGCGCGCGGCATCGCGGTCGAGACCGGGCAGCGCGTGACCGGCTTCGCGCAGGATGCCGAGGGTGTGACGGCGCAACTGGCCGGCGGCGGCACGGCACGGGGCGCGGCGCTGATCGGCGCGGACGGGATCCATTCCGCCATTCGCGGGTATTTCGCGCCCGATGAGGGCCTGCCGCGCTGGTCGGGCGCCATGCTGTGGCGCGCCACCACCATCGCACCCGCCTATCTGACCGGCGCCACCATGGTGCAGGCCGGGCATCATGCGCAAAAATTCGTCTGCTACCCCATCCGGCAACTGCCGGACGGCATGGCGGTCATCAACTGGATCGCGGAGATGCGAACCGAGGAGGCACCCGGCCGCGAGGACTGGAATCGCGAGATAGATCGCAACCTCTTCCTCCCGCATTTCGAGGGCTGGAACTGGGGCTGGCTGGACGTGCCAGGCCTGATCCGTGGCGCCGAGCGCGTCTATGAATTCCCCATGGTGGACCGCGACCCGCTGTCGCGCTGGACCGAGGGGCGCGTCACGCTGCTCGGCGATGCGGCGCACCCGATGTACCCGATCGGCTCCAATGGCGCCTCGCAGGCGGTGCTCGATGCGCGGCAGCTCGCGCTGCACCTGGCGCGCGCGGGGCGGATCGAGGAGGGGCTTGCCGCCTATGAGGAAGCCCGCCGCCCGCCCACCGCGAAGCTGACGCTGGCCAACCGCGACCTCGGCCCCGATCTGGTGCTGGAGGAGGTGCATCGCCGCGCGCCCGACGGGTTCAAGGCGCTGCACGACGTGATCTCGCACGAGGAACTGGCCGGCACCGCCGCGCGCTACAAGAAGCTGGCGGGCTTCGACCCCGAATTGCTGAATGCCCGCGAAAGCTGGAGCCCGTGA